The following is a genomic window from Candidatus Diapherotrites archaeon.
GGAATGGCTTCTTCAAGATTAAACCTTCCATCAAGAAAACAGATAAAAATATGCGCTTTTTATTATAAAACGTAAAATTTCTCTTCAAAAGCGGCTTTGGGACATAATTTTAGTGTGTTTTTAGGTTAGGATAACGATGTAGGCTCTTTTTCCAATATATTTTTTGGGAACGTCTGCTTTTGCTGATGTTCCGAATGGCGTTATGGTTCTTTCTAGTAT
Proteins encoded in this region:
- a CDS encoding DUF2080 family transposase-associated protein, translating into MLERTITPFGTSAKADVPKKYIGKRAYIVILT